CTCTTCCGTGCGCACCCGTACCGCGATCGCGCCGACCGCGGCGGCGTTCTCCTCGATATCGGCGGCCCGGGTCATGGCCAGCATCGCGACGGCGAGGTCTTCCGGTGCTTCGGGCGGCAGGCCGAGAGCGGCCAGCAGGCGGGCGCGGTGGTGCGGATAGTTGGCGTGGGTGCGGACCCAGCCGTCGAAGGTGGGGAAGAAACCGGACAGGTCGCCGAACATCGGTACCTGACGGCCGTCCACCCGCAACAATTGGTCGCTGCGGAAGGCGGCGTTGATCCGCCCCGGATCGATCCGGTGCGACACCGGCGCGAGCCGGTTCGCCTGCCGGTGCCGGTTGGCGGCCGCGGTCAGCGCGGCCACCGATCCGGCGGCGAGGGCCCAGACCGGAAGTGTCGCAGCGAGATTGCTGCCAGGATCGGGGGCGGGAGCGATAGTGGAGCCGGGTACCCCGATTCCGGTTTCGTAGTCGTGGACCAGTCGTGCATGCGCGATCACCTGGTCGACACTAGTCGTGCCGCGCGTCTGTCGGGGGTTGGTGAAATGCTTGCGTGTTACTTTCTTGAACAGGAGGACTGGGACGTGGACAAGGCGATCACCGGCACGGACTGGCTGCGGGTGTTGCGAGCCGATCCGGCACCGCGCCATCAACTGGTTTGCTTTCCGCCCGGCGGCGGTTCGGCAACCGCGTATCGAGAGTTGGCCCGCCACTTCGACTCTGGCGTGACAGTGGTCGCCGTGCAGCCGCCGGGACGCCAGGACCGCGTCGGCGACCCGGCCATCGGCGACCTGCATGACCTCGCCGATCACGTTGCGGCGGAACTGCTTCGGCAGGCGCCCCTCGCGGGCCTGTCGCTGTTCGGGCACAGCATGGGCGCGACGGTGGCGTACGAGACCGCCGTGCGCCTCGAACGCGGCGGGCAACAGATCAGCACCCTCTTCGTATCCGGCCGTCCCGCACCGACTTACGCCGAACCCGGCCGGTTCCATCTGGGCTCCGACGACGAGCTCATCGGCGACCTGGAACGCCTCGCCAACGACCCCGCCTCGGTCGCCATCCTGCGCAGCGAACCAAGCCTCGCGGAACTGATCCTCCCGACCGTGCGCACCGACTACCGGGCCGTGGAAACCTACGTCCACCGCTCGGCCGACCCGCTGAACTGCGATATCGCGGCCCTGATCAGCACTGAAGACCCGACGACGAACCAGGACCAGGCCACCGAGTGGCGCGACCACACCACAGCTGAATTCGGCCTGCACACCTTCCCGGGCGGCCACTTCTACCTCGACGAACAACCGTCCGCAGTCGCCAAGATCATCGCCTCGACGCTGGGATGAGCCCGCAGGCTGTCCGAGGTATGCAGACCGTGCAACTTTCCCTCGAAAGTGGTCGAAATCGGCTCAACTCGAGGGAAATTGCACGGTCTGCATACATCGTTCGCAAGGACTTCCGGAACGGAGTCAACGCACGAGGTCGAATTCGTTCATCGCTTCGGCTTCGTCTTCGGTTTCCCGATCCTGCGGGTCCAGCACGGTCGGTTCGGGCTCGCTGATCCGCCAGGCGGTACCCGACGCGGCGGCCGCGTACTCCGCGACCTGTTCGCTCCATCCCCACATCGCCCGCTCCTCCCCTGAGCCGAAAGTTATGTTCCTCCAGGCTATCTGGGGCAAGCACGCGGGCGCCACGCATTTACCGCCGCGCTGAACCCACCGCTGTCCGGGACCCCCGAAGCCGCCGGACATATCCCACCCACGACACCAGGACGCAGGCCGCGACCAGCGCGCGCACCAAACCGAGCGCCGATTCCGGGTAGATCACGCCCGTCAGATAGTGATCGATGAACCCGCTGGCCGGCAGCCCCTCCTGCCCGGCCTCGCGCCGCGCCCAATTCTCCACATAGGTGAGCGGGCAGTCATATCCGACCAGCACCGTACCGAAACCCCACCCGAACGCGATCAGGTGCAGCCAGATGGTGCGCGGCCACCGCCACGCTAAGAACCCGCCGACCACCACATAGGCCACGAACGCGAAGTGCGCGGCCGCGGTGGCATCGGCCAACAGCCGGTACAGCACAGCACCAGCTTAGGCGGGATCTCACCAGGGGGAGGGCCGGTAATCCTTCAGGAAGACGCCGAAGATGTCGTTGCCGTTCTCGCCCTGCACGATCGGGTCGTACACGCGGGCGGCGCCGTCGACCAGATCCAGCGGCGCGTGGAAGCCCTCCTCGGCCAGGCGCATCTTCGTGAAATGCGGGCGCTCGTCGGTGATCCAGCCGGTGTCGACGGCGGTCATCAGGATGTTGTCCTCGTCGAACATTTCCTTGGCGCTGGTGCGGGTCAGCATGTTCAGCGCGGCCTTGGCCATATTGGTGTGCGGGTGCCCCGGGCCTTTGTAGGCGCGGGAGAACTGACCCTCCATGGCGGAAACGTTGACGATGTATTTGCGCCGCGCCGCCGCGGCCGCCATCGCCGGACGCAGCCGCGAGACCAGGATGAACGGCGCCACCGAGTTGCACAGCTGCACTTCGAGCAGTTCGGTCGGATCGACCTCGGCGACGGTCTGCACCCAGCTGTTGGTGTGCGCCAGGTCCGGCACCAGCCCACCCGCGTCGATCGCGATACCGGCCGAAATGCGTTCCGGCGTAGCCGATCCCGCGACCAGCGCGAGCTCGGCGATATCGGCGGCGGTGAGCGACGGCGCGAGCGAGGCGGTCAGCGCGGTCGGGTGCGCCTGCATGGTTTTGCCGAAGGTCACCATTTCTGGCAGCGCGCCGACCGGCAGCGGACCGTTCTCGGCGTCGACCAGCGCGCTGTAGGCGCCGGGGGAGCGGCGCACGGTCTGCGCGGCGTTGTTGATCAGGATGTCGAGCGGGCCCTGGGCGGCGACGTCGTCGGCGAGCGCCACCACCTGGGCCGGATCGCGCAGGTCGATGCCGACGATGCGCAGCCGGTGCATCCAGTCGCCGCTGTCGTCCATGGCGGCGAAACGGCGGATGGCGTCGTTGGGGAAGCGGGTGGTGATGGTGGTGTGCGCGCCGTCGCGCAACAGCCGCAGCGCGATGTACATGCCGATCTTGGCGCGGCCGCCGGTGAGCAGCGCGCGTTTGCCGGACAGATCGGTGCGGGCGTCGCGTCTGCTGTGGCTGTCGGCCGCGCAGGACGGGCAGAGCTGGTGGTAGAACGCGTCGACCCGGGTGTAGCGGTCCTTGCAGATGTAGCAGGGACGGGCCCGCAAGAGTTCGCCCGCGCTCGCGCCCGCGGCGTTCGAGCTCAGCGGGATACCGGCGGTCTCGTCATCGATCCGCTGCGGCGAGCCGGTCGCGGTGGCGGCGACGACGGCGCGGTCGGCTTCGGACACGGCCGCGCGCGCTTCGGTGCGGCGCCGCTGCTTGAGCTTCTTGAACATGTGCCCGACCGCGCGCTGCACCGCGAGCGAATCCGGATCGTCCTTATCGAGCTGCCCGGCTTGTTCGAGCACCCGCAGACAGGTCGCGAGCTCAGTGGAATCGATACTGCTTTCGGCCATCGCGGGTAGAGGAGTCCTTCGTGAGCTGGGCAATCGACCCCCCATTGTCGCAAACCCGCCGCCATAGCTCCCAGTCCGGGCACCCCGAACCCGCCCGTTGATGACCAAGATCACCAGGACTTGGTGGCGGCATCGGCCGAGAGTGGTCCGCCACCAAGTCCTGATGATCTTGGTGTTCAGGCGGCTGTCCAGAGGCGCAGCTTTTCGGGGTTGCGGATGACCCAGATGCGGGTGATGTGGTTGTCGGCGATGTCGAAGGCGTAGACCGAGACGATGGTGTTGTCGAGTTGGGCGACCAGGCCGGGTTGGCCGTTGACGGTGCGCTCGAGGAGGGTTACCTCGGGGCCTCGGGTGGCGATTTCCAGCCAAGTGCGGGCGATGTTTTCGCTGCCGGTGATGGGGTCGCGGAAGGCCGGGGCGAGGCCGCCGCTGTCCGCGGTCGCGGTTGCGGTCGGGTCGAGCAATTCGATCAGGGCCGGCAGATCGCTTGTCTCCCAGGCGTGTTTGAAGTCCCGGACCACCGCGGCGCGTTGGGCGCTCGACGGGTTGCGCGAGGTATCGATGCGGCGGCGGGCGCTGGAGGCGAGCTGGCGGCAGGCGCCGGGGGTGCGGCCGACGATGTCGGCGATTTCGGCGAAGGAGTAGCGGAAGACGTCGTGCAGGACGAACGCGACTCGCTCGGCCGGGGTCATCGAATCGAGTACGACGAGGAAGGCCATGCTGATCGACTCGTCGAGGGTGACCCGGTCGGCGGGATCGGCGGGGGCACCGAACCATTCGGAATGGCCGGGTATAGGCTCCGGAATCCATTCGCCCACATACTGTTCCCGCCTGGCTCGCGCCGAGCCGAGCAGGTCGAGGCAGATGCGGCCGGCGACCGTGGTCAACCACGCGCCGGGGGACGCCACCTCCTGCCGCTGCCGCTCGGAGAGTGCGTACCAGCGGGCGTAGGTCTCCTGCACCACGTCCTCGGCTTCGGCCAGCGAGCCGATCAGCCGGTAGGCGAGATTGATAAGCTGACGGCGTTCGCCGATCACTGCGCGCAGTTGCGGATCGGTCATGGTGTTCGGCTCCTTCGATCGACGCTTCACCGAATCGACGAAACAGCGACTCGAATTGTCAGGCCTGACATTCCCCAGGGCTACATCGTCGGAAGGGCATGACACTCTCCATCGGCATCATCCTCGGCAGTACCCGCCCCAACCGCAA
This DNA window, taken from Nocardia sp. XZ_19_385, encodes the following:
- a CDS encoding alpha/beta fold hydrolase; translated protein: MDKAITGTDWLRVLRADPAPRHQLVCFPPGGGSATAYRELARHFDSGVTVVAVQPPGRQDRVGDPAIGDLHDLADHVAAELLRQAPLAGLSLFGHSMGATVAYETAVRLERGGQQISTLFVSGRPAPTYAEPGRFHLGSDDELIGDLERLANDPASVAILRSEPSLAELILPTVRTDYRAVETYVHRSADPLNCDIAALISTEDPTTNQDQATEWRDHTTAEFGLHTFPGGHFYLDEQPSAVAKIIASTLG
- a CDS encoding DUF2784 domain-containing protein — translated: MLYRLLADATAAAHFAFVAYVVVGGFLAWRWPRTIWLHLIAFGWGFGTVLVGYDCPLTYVENWARREAGQEGLPASGFIDHYLTGVIYPESALGLVRALVAACVLVSWVGYVRRLRGSRTAVGSARR
- a CDS encoding SDR family NAD(P)-dependent oxidoreductase, which encodes MAESSIDSTELATCLRVLEQAGQLDKDDPDSLAVQRAVGHMFKKLKQRRRTEARAAVSEADRAVVAATATGSPQRIDDETAGIPLSSNAAGASAGELLRARPCYICKDRYTRVDAFYHQLCPSCAADSHSRRDARTDLSGKRALLTGGRAKIGMYIALRLLRDGAHTTITTRFPNDAIRRFAAMDDSGDWMHRLRIVGIDLRDPAQVVALADDVAAQGPLDILINNAAQTVRRSPGAYSALVDAENGPLPVGALPEMVTFGKTMQAHPTALTASLAPSLTAADIAELALVAGSATPERISAGIAIDAGGLVPDLAHTNSWVQTVAEVDPTELLEVQLCNSVAPFILVSRLRPAMAAAAARRKYIVNVSAMEGQFSRAYKGPGHPHTNMAKAALNMLTRTSAKEMFDEDNILMTAVDTGWITDERPHFTKMRLAEEGFHAPLDLVDGAARVYDPIVQGENGNDIFGVFLKDYRPSPW
- the sigJ gene encoding RNA polymerase sigma factor SigJ encodes the protein MTDPQLRAVIGERRQLINLAYRLIGSLAEAEDVVQETYARWYALSERQRQEVASPGAWLTTVAGRICLDLLGSARARREQYVGEWIPEPIPGHSEWFGAPADPADRVTLDESISMAFLVVLDSMTPAERVAFVLHDVFRYSFAEIADIVGRTPGACRQLASSARRRIDTSRNPSSAQRAAVVRDFKHAWETSDLPALIELLDPTATATADSGGLAPAFRDPITGSENIARTWLEIATRGPEVTLLERTVNGQPGLVAQLDNTIVSVYAFDIADNHITRIWVIRNPEKLRLWTAA